The Thermoplasmata archaeon genome window below encodes:
- a CDS encoding CARDB domain-containing protein yields the protein MKEGCNSHEKGRRNSFRMGKKGVSEVLAQLMILTITVVLFSTIFLWVHALPPAQGYPKTELRGGMEIKGVSPYTYYINLTHINGEPLEYNSTVIYVSVVADGSSYVLNIRNGTTKYLLQPGDVWSWTLSKTFISNVSVKIVNPIKNYVVWQALLTGYIPDEAPSIVERGTTPDPVVIEHEFKVWAIVRDADLNYNSVYVNLSSIDPVRFPQPIKMNNTVGWRFETANLSLNENMEPGKFTVMLWAVDMKGHNTTALLTINIVSGEGMPKLVVEMIELSNGSPTRGEKVTINAIIKNMGKRAAESSVITFIDYSDLHPSGIEIGNLTNFSVSGYGQNMAFIDWVASPGGLHKIEVTITYVMPGNLTGTPGNITVVVNPKVLLVDDDAAIAGSSDDCVSNISAALTASNIKFDVVLVAAGADGPKYDSGDKQLKDYDVVIWVGGRANYTLTTNDQNNLSRFMNNGGRAWLVGQNILEGANSLYTMLGISSVSTIPLPASLRGADPGTGWINTSSLTPALVSASPFNIARKLTLGSAKTLFTDYGVTNIVSSQYKAGAYRVVAMPHEFGRIRDTGDQAVIAYKIVNWLGGINNRTGEDLAVSGQVISPLNPRYNQPVNITVTVRNNGETRQTTEVGLIINGKFESTLVQMVTLDPNGDSKTLPPFSWTPPGVGNYVIKAMIDPKNQIEETNEENNVYVSEMGVFEIEVIYTVLVVDDDSSNTSGYLDVGANVVRSLTQIGYTVGYDLDIDWVPIGQSRNQTKYPLRNYNTVIWVTGTTTGTAPANTLTAVDITDIKNYLTSAPTQVSFLLIGRSVLSDTNVPADFKRDYLGADITAGSSIQMSVVYGVRESPITNGIAFQMDNASFSGNYLARSYRNTANAIPLFWADASNYWYRTSDLVVGSALRDVSGWHSAYLAFDLAYTTNISAAADFLYGVIHWFGKLENKPELRVTPPDMFAGTNTRQYIILPELNPQLGESYVLKANITNWGGQDADVIVRFLDGDTVIGSQNVHVPASYRDAFGQTQNGKVTAEVIWTPLFAGFEPIRVNVDPENLLAGIEALRPNNLAEQRIEVYYFYDDLEEPSRVLRNWKHESTIVRINGEAPLEYLDPGSDVNVNIARYWDGWDKSTTKLHGFSLTNTTYHSYPNCYGMKEPAGEVPFIYEFYLPIDAWDNTGFGQGFYFVGVNKTSNYTLWRFDRATPKWDRIDTNTINAGQIRLYETQTPETVYRVVSNGPMLIVVTSSEGSNVNCANWVDGLGRGRNFVVMGDIRNRLGGETHVVAINPYGGTTTVTVEWVNYANGAVIETDTLTLAGAGSWQEARLNANHYTAYARVTATNDIILYRLSNDNDEIDNAMGVGGTSLDTTLYCVTYRSVSSWPWRFYIANPGSTAATVTVQEIAGGSWSDTCTVNPTSFYILSRNSPPSDGNLHVFRITSTQPVRVIFGQDQFGGTSFNTDFFGAYQTNFGVDSVVQYVPSNEIPGQYTISSPTVYATSGSSVSIQYCYQHFSFGKGDSVTINPSLPILGVTSNANIPSNSIDYVATFNFTLSYTTIGTISNIQYRIDGGAWQTVGGGAISLPWGAHTVSFQASVSINGYFGINGISFSEGGSIVWQLNNVADNPATAINERTTHFGDNNYAWQYTANNRFLYIFGGGGNCWIHTILPFEGATLAGGGGGAGISPMAYNPVKPNAVVISQPKDTEGCNYTQTPAFTLSSEMESVHISFYHKFSLVPFFNGGVIMVGTSDSNWKYEYIEPTKPYPTNTLLFMFQDAYGHWMNWVYSGNSGGNTGDWEFGEVNLTKYIPASGTRQIKVAFQYLFGGAGLNGYWYIDDVTVKITRKNSANAAGVADQWQYIQDANRAHRGSGVWWNGNPSTGYLSGGIDNALITRPIDLTNAKNATLAAYFRFNVNWGVGGAGRPPDGFRVEVSADNGVTWQPICLGVRSGWNVSGWENSPDLDPIRPGIQTYTGVTETGDKAYWVPASSLYRLNVDLSGWRGSVVLLRFRVVTNSTLPNHYAQPISTVGFGGLYIDDIKVFGETIIHGMQAYVTKELVPEITEEKEKHVCSEAIVETQNPSTNCENAPIDCMVNSDTRCESTNLNYLSIFAQFTVFVAVWNVTVKVLRPTKSKGGDKNEE from the coding sequence ATGAAAGAAGGGTGTAATTCTCACGAGAAAGGCAGGAGAAATTCCTTCCGCATGGGCAAAAAAGGGGTCTCAGAGGTTTTAGCTCAGCTTATGATTCTCACTATCACCGTAGTTTTGTTTTCTACGATTTTTTTGTGGGTGCATGCTCTACCCCCTGCTCAGGGCTATCCAAAAACTGAACTTCGAGGTGGAATGGAAATTAAAGGCGTCTCTCCATACACCTACTACATCAATCTCACGCACATAAACGGTGAACCGCTAGAATACAATTCAACGGTTATCTATGTTTCAGTTGTAGCCGATGGTTCTAGCTATGTGCTGAATATAAGAAACGGCACTACCAAGTATTTGCTCCAGCCCGGTGATGTATGGTCTTGGACCCTCTCTAAAACCTTCATCTCAAATGTGAGCGTTAAAATTGTGAATCCGATTAAAAACTATGTTGTTTGGCAGGCACTCCTTACTGGCTACATTCCAGATGAAGCTCCCTCCATAGTGGAGCGTGGCACCACACCAGACCCTGTGGTCATTGAACATGAATTCAAGGTCTGGGCAATAGTGAGAGATGCTGACCTGAACTACAATTCCGTCTATGTAAATCTCTCTTCAATAGACCCTGTAAGGTTTCCCCAACCAATCAAAATGAACAATACTGTGGGCTGGAGATTTGAAACCGCAAACCTTTCTCTTAACGAAAACATGGAACCAGGCAAATTCACAGTGATGCTATGGGCTGTGGACATGAAGGGACACAACACCACTGCGCTGCTCACAATAAACATTGTTTCGGGGGAGGGAATGCCAAAGCTTGTTGTGGAGATGATTGAACTCTCAAATGGCTCGCCCACGCGAGGTGAAAAGGTCACAATTAATGCGATAATCAAAAACATGGGGAAGAGGGCAGCTGAATCCTCTGTCATTACATTCATTGATTACAGCGACCTTCATCCCTCTGGTATTGAAATTGGGAACCTGACGAATTTTTCAGTTTCTGGCTACGGACAAAACATGGCGTTTATTGACTGGGTTGCCTCCCCCGGGGGTCTTCATAAAATTGAAGTGACAATAACCTATGTAATGCCTGGTAATCTGACAGGAACGCCTGGAAATATTACTGTGGTTGTAAACCCGAAGGTCCTTCTTGTGGATGATGATGCCGCAATCGCAGGAAGTTCTGACGATTGTGTTTCAAATATTTCTGCAGCGCTCACCGCTTCAAATATAAAATTCGATGTAGTTCTGGTGGCTGCTGGTGCGGATGGACCTAAATACGACAGTGGCGATAAGCAACTGAAAGATTACGATGTAGTAATCTGGGTTGGTGGTAGGGCAAACTACACACTTACAACCAACGACCAGAACAACTTATCAAGATTCATGAACAATGGCGGGAGGGCATGGCTTGTTGGCCAGAACATTTTGGAAGGCGCAAATTCCCTCTACACAATGCTTGGGATAAGCAGTGTAAGTACCATTCCACTACCTGCATCTCTCCGTGGTGCAGACCCTGGCACTGGCTGGATTAACACTTCTTCGCTCACACCTGCACTGGTATCTGCGTCTCCATTCAACATTGCTAGAAAACTCACCCTAGGAAGTGCAAAGACCCTATTTACAGATTATGGAGTGACGAACATTGTTAGCTCACAGTATAAGGCTGGTGCATACAGGGTTGTGGCAATGCCCCATGAGTTTGGAAGGATAAGAGACACGGGAGACCAGGCAGTTATTGCCTACAAAATTGTGAACTGGCTTGGTGGAATAAACAACAGAACAGGAGAAGACCTTGCGGTCTCAGGACAGGTGATTTCACCACTGAATCCAAGATACAATCAACCTGTGAACATTACTGTGACTGTAAGAAACAACGGTGAAACAAGACAGACCACTGAAGTTGGCTTGATAATCAACGGAAAATTTGAGTCAACGCTGGTGCAAATGGTGACCCTTGACCCGAACGGGGACTCAAAGACACTGCCTCCGTTTTCATGGACTCCTCCAGGTGTAGGAAATTATGTGATTAAAGCAATGATTGACCCCAAAAACCAGATTGAGGAAACGAATGAGGAGAACAATGTCTATGTTAGCGAGATGGGTGTCTTTGAGATTGAGGTCATTTACACAGTGCTGGTTGTAGATGACGATTCTTCCAACACAAGTGGCTACCTGGATGTGGGAGCAAATGTGGTCAGATCGCTCACCCAGATTGGCTACACTGTTGGTTATGATTTGGACATTGATTGGGTTCCAATCGGGCAGAGCAGAAACCAGACAAAATACCCGCTCAGAAACTACAACACGGTGATATGGGTCACCGGGACGACTACAGGTACTGCACCTGCAAACACGCTAACTGCTGTTGACATCACTGACATAAAGAATTATCTAACAAGTGCACCCACCCAGGTTTCATTTCTCCTGATCGGGAGAAGTGTGCTCTCAGACACAAATGTGCCTGCTGATTTTAAGAGGGATTATCTCGGTGCAGATATAACTGCGGGCAGCTCAATTCAGATGTCGGTTGTCTATGGAGTGCGAGAGAGCCCTATCACAAACGGAATTGCATTCCAAATGGATAATGCAAGTTTCTCTGGCAACTACCTAGCAAGAAGCTACAGAAACACCGCAAATGCAATCCCACTCTTCTGGGCTGATGCGTCTAACTACTGGTATAGAACGAGTGACCTTGTTGTCGGGAGTGCGTTGAGGGATGTAAGTGGGTGGCATTCTGCTTATCTCGCCTTCGACCTCGCCTACACTACAAACATTAGTGCAGCCGCAGATTTCCTCTATGGAGTTATCCACTGGTTTGGAAAATTAGAGAATAAACCTGAACTGAGGGTAACACCACCAGATATGTTCGCAGGCACGAACACAAGGCAATACATAATTTTGCCGGAGCTTAATCCACAGCTTGGTGAATCTTATGTGCTTAAAGCCAACATCACGAACTGGGGAGGCCAGGATGCGGATGTGATTGTGAGATTCCTTGATGGCGATACGGTTATTGGCTCTCAGAATGTGCATGTACCTGCAAGCTACAGGGATGCTTTTGGGCAAACCCAGAATGGCAAAGTGACTGCTGAGGTTATCTGGACTCCTCTGTTTGCAGGATTTGAGCCAATCAGGGTAAATGTGGACCCTGAGAACTTGCTTGCAGGCATTGAAGCTCTGCGTCCCAACAACCTGGCAGAGCAAAGGATAGAGGTTTATTACTTCTATGATGATTTAGAAGAACCATCAAGAGTGTTAAGAAACTGGAAGCATGAGTCAACAATTGTGCGAATCAATGGAGAGGCACCACTGGAATACCTAGACCCTGGAAGCGATGTAAATGTCAACATTGCTAGATACTGGGATGGCTGGGACAAGTCCACAACAAAATTGCATGGATTCTCTCTCACCAACACCACTTATCACTCCTATCCCAATTGCTATGGAATGAAGGAACCCGCCGGTGAGGTGCCATTCATCTACGAATTCTACCTTCCAATAGATGCATGGGACAACACAGGTTTTGGTCAAGGTTTCTATTTCGTTGGTGTGAATAAAACCTCAAATTACACACTCTGGAGATTTGATAGAGCAACACCTAAATGGGATAGAATTGATACAAACACGATAAATGCAGGGCAGATAAGATTGTATGAAACCCAGACGCCAGAGACAGTATATAGAGTCGTGTCTAACGGCCCGATGTTAATAGTGGTCACATCAAGTGAGGGCTCAAATGTGAACTGTGCAAACTGGGTAGATGGACTGGGAAGAGGCAGGAATTTCGTTGTTATGGGCGACATCAGAAACAGGCTTGGTGGCGAGACGCATGTGGTCGCAATAAATCCATATGGTGGCACTACTACAGTTACCGTAGAATGGGTTAACTATGCGAATGGTGCAGTAATTGAGACTGATACCCTTACCTTGGCGGGTGCAGGTTCTTGGCAGGAAGCTAGACTGAATGCCAACCACTATACCGCTTACGCTAGAGTTACTGCAACAAATGACATTATTCTTTATCGTCTTTCAAACGACAATGATGAGATTGACAATGCGATGGGAGTGGGTGGGACAAGTTTGGATACGACCCTCTATTGTGTGACCTATAGGTCTGTAAGTTCCTGGCCGTGGAGATTCTATATTGCAAATCCTGGTAGCACAGCTGCAACAGTCACGGTGCAGGAAATTGCAGGTGGTAGTTGGAGTGACACATGTACAGTAAATCCAACATCATTTTATATATTGAGTCGAAATTCTCCACCCAGCGATGGGAATCTCCATGTATTTCGGATAACCTCTACTCAACCAGTAAGGGTAATCTTCGGACAGGACCAGTTTGGTGGCACATCCTTTAATACCGACTTCTTTGGTGCCTATCAGACCAACTTTGGCGTGGATTCTGTGGTCCAATATGTTCCCTCTAACGAAATCCCAGGGCAATATACCATAAGCTCGCCCACAGTTTATGCTACAAGCGGGAGCTCTGTCTCTATCCAATACTGTTATCAACACTTTTCTTTTGGAAAGGGAGATAGTGTGACCATAAACCCAAGTTTGCCAATCCTTGGTGTAACTAGTAACGCAAACATTCCTTCAAACAGCATCGACTATGTTGCTACATTCAATTTCACGCTTTCCTACACCACCATTGGAACAATAAGCAATATTCAATACAGAATAGATGGAGGAGCATGGCAGACTGTGGGCGGCGGTGCAATCTCACTGCCATGGGGTGCACACACCGTTTCATTCCAGGCATCAGTTAGCATAAACGGATACTTTGGAATCAATGGCATTTCATTTAGTGAAGGTGGCTCAATTGTCTGGCAACTGAACAATGTGGCTGATAACCCGGCAACGGCAATCAATGAAAGAACTACACACTTTGGAGATAACAACTATGCCTGGCAATACACTGCCAACAACAGGTTCCTTTACATTTTTGGTGGTGGTGGCAATTGCTGGATCCATACAATTCTCCCGTTTGAGGGTGCGACATTGGCAGGTGGTGGTGGCGGCGCTGGTATTTCTCCGATGGCATACAATCCAGTAAAACCAAATGCAGTCGTTATTTCCCAACCAAAGGATACAGAAGGATGTAACTACACACAGACACCTGCGTTCACACTCTCATCAGAGATGGAAAGTGTGCACATTTCATTCTATCACAAGTTCTCTCTCGTGCCCTTCTTCAATGGGGGCGTGATAATGGTGGGAACAAGTGATAGTAACTGGAAATATGAATATATTGAGCCCACAAAACCGTATCCTACAAATACCTTGCTTTTCATGTTCCAGGATGCCTATGGTCACTGGATGAACTGGGTTTATTCTGGTAACAGTGGAGGTAACACAGGTGACTGGGAGTTCGGAGAGGTCAACCTCACAAAGTACATACCCGCAAGTGGCACAAGACAGATAAAAGTGGCATTCCAGTATCTGTTCGGTGGTGCTGGTCTCAACGGCTATTGGTACATCGACGATGTTACTGTAAAAATAACGAGGAAAAACAGTGCAAACGCAGCAGGTGTAGCAGACCAGTGGCAGTATATACAGGATGCAAACCGAGCCCACAGGGGTTCTGGTGTCTGGTGGAATGGAAACCCATCAACGGGTTATCTCTCTGGTGGCATTGATAACGCACTTATCACAAGACCCATTGATCTCACAAACGCAAAAAATGCAACGCTTGCTGCCTACTTCAGATTCAATGTAAACTGGGGTGTGGGTGGTGCTGGCAGACCTCCTGACGGCTTTAGAGTTGAAGTCAGTGCAGATAATGGCGTTACCTGGCAGCCCATCTGCCTTGGTGTGCGAAGCGGCTGGAATGTTTCTGGTTGGGAGAATAGCCCAGATTTAGACCCAATAAGGCCGGGAATCCAAACCTACACTGGTGTCACAGAAACAGGGGATAAAGCATACTGGGTACCTGCAAGCTCGCTATACAGATTGAATGTTGACCTATCTGGCTGGAGAGGGTCTGTGGTCTTGCTCAGATTCCGTGTGGTCACAAACTCCACGCTGCCAAACCACTATGCACAACCAATCAGCACTGTTGGCTTCGGTGGACTTTACATCGATGATATCAAGGTCTTCGGTGAGACCATAATTCATGGAATGCAAGCATATGTAACAAAAGAGTTAGTGCCAGAGATCACTGAAGAAAAGGAGAAGCATGTTTGCAGTGAGGCAATTGTGGAGACACAAAATCCCTCTACCAATTGTGAAAATGCACCGATTGATTGCATGGTAAACTCGGATACCAGATGTGAATCTACAAATCTAAATTATCTTAGCATTTTTGCTCAATTTACTGTTTTTGTTGCCGTATGGAATGTTACTGTAAAAGTTTTGAGACCAACAAAATCAAAAGGTGGTGATAAAAATGAAGAATAG